A region from the Chitinophaga sp. Cy-1792 genome encodes:
- a CDS encoding SusC/RagA family TonB-linked outer membrane protein, translating into MKLTFFLLTAALLQVSARGFSQNINFNGKNVALEKVFAAVESQTDYVFLYKASALSVAKPVTISARGIDLGAFLTKVFEHQSLTYKIVDKNILVSQKDARPVSVDQPADTAKTKQEQINVFVFSSGFTPLGSATISNLSDKRNYLTAGSGSVKFPAKVGDQVRISYIGYVDHFFTITDQMMSAKSYSTEMILSQNKLDEVQITVLGTTNKRTGTANISTVKASDIERQPVVNVLDALAGRVPGLRIGQVTNTASNRKVELRGRNVLNQDMFSDPLYVVDGLPIATLSVNPAGNMPVNGGYSISENPLYMINPLDIESVDVLKDADATALYGSRGANGVILITTKKGKPGPTRFNVSYSKVFSGVQRYMNLMNTEQYLAMRKEALMNDVALPAPDRTPDLSVWDQKSYTDWQRTFFKNAQSDDVQLSVEGGLLQNTYRVSVGYTSTTEMYNSGRGNDRLTLGVSFNHRSPNGKLMVDLSTNNSYSNNESAATIDYFSLPPNAPWIYDSTGQYNFIPYRIQNTSNYPFQGINNWGENQTLKSQMNVGFTYEIIKDLTAGVRVSGEFFSNKSGYYLPVAGKDPITNPISFAMYGIGLGKSLLIRPNINYVKLFGGAKLNASLAADYSYADQDATSIMGLMFSNDNLIKSYANAQVLQSSNNYAQLKVASLLATIGFDWENKYIISLNGRRDGSSRFGSGARFGNFGSAGVSWILSNEEWFKNAGLKWLSFAKLRSTYGVMGNANIGDYQYLSRWSNTYNGVYTKLPDYDDQTIYTLVQPVNQQYSWSSSSKFEVGARLGFFNNRLNVEGNFYNNLDGKQLTSITTPEFTGFSAVMGNWPAVIRNRGVELMLDGTIINTDTWGVTARFHISRNTNTLVAFPGLENSPYKDMYKIGASVTARAYSHYIGINPMTGVPEFEDYNGDGIRQQGGGGVNYPDTKVDDHYKIIDLNPKYYGGMGFRVDFKRVLSLDAQFSYENSLVADQLSDMGYGTRSNRVLYDEIVNSHWQQPGDKVLYPKYTTTNSNSLSGSDGYYVKGSYLSLDNLSLSYLLPAAWVKRVGMKQGSVSLNSSKIFKLSQYRVSDVELGLTPQIRRIAANLRLSF; encoded by the coding sequence ATGAAGCTAACATTCTTCCTCCTTACCGCCGCTCTGTTACAGGTTTCTGCCAGAGGCTTTTCTCAGAACATCAATTTTAACGGCAAAAACGTTGCTTTGGAAAAAGTTTTTGCTGCCGTAGAATCACAAACCGACTATGTTTTTCTTTACAAAGCATCCGCCTTATCTGTGGCGAAACCTGTCACCATCAGCGCCCGGGGAATAGACCTGGGCGCCTTTCTCACCAAAGTTTTTGAGCATCAGTCGCTGACCTACAAAATCGTCGATAAAAATATCCTGGTGTCTCAGAAAGACGCCCGCCCTGTATCCGTTGACCAGCCAGCTGATACAGCGAAAACAAAACAGGAGCAGATAAATGTTTTTGTCTTTTCTTCTGGTTTCACGCCACTGGGCAGTGCTACCATCAGCAATCTGTCTGACAAGCGTAACTATCTCACGGCAGGCAGTGGCTCCGTGAAGTTTCCGGCAAAGGTGGGCGACCAGGTACGTATCAGCTACATCGGTTACGTAGACCATTTTTTTACCATCACAGACCAGATGATGAGTGCTAAATCCTATAGTACGGAGATGATACTCTCCCAAAATAAACTGGATGAAGTACAGATCACTGTGCTGGGTACTACCAACAAAAGAACCGGTACAGCCAATATCTCCACGGTGAAAGCCAGCGATATTGAAAGGCAGCCGGTCGTGAATGTGCTCGACGCACTCGCCGGCCGCGTACCGGGCCTGCGCATCGGACAGGTAACCAACACCGCATCCAACAGGAAAGTAGAACTCCGCGGTAGGAACGTATTGAACCAGGATATGTTCTCCGACCCACTGTATGTAGTGGATGGGCTGCCGATTGCTACGTTGTCTGTAAATCCGGCTGGAAATATGCCTGTTAATGGTGGTTATTCCATTTCTGAAAATCCATTGTATATGATTAATCCACTGGATATTGAAAGCGTAGATGTGCTGAAAGATGCGGATGCCACTGCGTTATACGGTTCCAGGGGAGCAAACGGTGTAATCCTTATTACGACCAAGAAAGGCAAACCCGGTCCAACCCGGTTTAATGTCAGCTACTCCAAAGTGTTTTCAGGCGTGCAACGCTATATGAACCTGATGAACACAGAACAATACCTGGCCATGAGAAAGGAGGCTTTGATGAATGATGTTGCACTGCCTGCGCCCGACAGAACTCCTGATCTCTCTGTCTGGGACCAGAAAAGCTACACCGACTGGCAACGAACCTTCTTTAAGAATGCACAGTCTGATGATGTGCAGCTGTCTGTAGAAGGTGGATTGCTGCAGAATACCTACCGTGTGAGCGTAGGGTATACCTCCACCACGGAAATGTACAACAGTGGCAGGGGTAATGACCGCCTGACATTAGGAGTTTCATTCAACCACCGCAGTCCTAATGGTAAGCTGATGGTAGATCTTTCTACCAATAACAGCTATTCCAATAATGAATCTGCTGCCACGATTGACTATTTTTCCCTTCCTCCCAATGCACCCTGGATTTATGACAGCACCGGCCAATATAATTTTATTCCTTACAGGATACAGAATACCAGCAATTATCCATTCCAGGGTATAAATAACTGGGGAGAGAATCAGACCTTGAAAAGCCAGATGAATGTGGGTTTTACCTATGAAATCATCAAAGATCTGACAGCTGGTGTCCGTGTGAGCGGTGAATTTTTCAGCAATAAATCCGGGTACTATTTACCTGTTGCCGGCAAAGACCCGATTACCAATCCTATCAGCTTCGCCATGTATGGTATAGGTTTAGGTAAAAGCTTGCTGATAAGGCCCAATATCAACTATGTTAAACTGTTTGGCGGCGCTAAATTAAATGCTTCCCTGGCGGCCGACTATAGCTACGCAGACCAGGATGCAACCTCTATCATGGGGCTGATGTTTTCTAATGATAATCTCATTAAAAGCTATGCAAATGCGCAGGTATTACAGTCATCGAATAACTACGCCCAGCTGAAAGTGGCTTCACTGCTGGCGACCATAGGCTTCGACTGGGAAAATAAATATATCATCAGCCTTAACGGCAGAAGAGACGGCTCTTCGCGTTTTGGTAGTGGTGCGAGATTTGGCAACTTCGGATCAGCAGGGGTATCGTGGATTCTGTCTAATGAAGAATGGTTTAAGAACGCCGGCCTGAAATGGCTGTCATTTGCCAAGCTCAGATCTACCTATGGCGTCATGGGGAATGCAAACATAGGAGATTATCAGTACCTCTCCCGTTGGTCAAACACTTACAATGGTGTGTATACCAAGCTGCCTGACTATGACGATCAGACAATTTACACCCTCGTACAACCGGTCAACCAGCAATATAGCTGGTCGAGCTCCAGCAAGTTTGAAGTAGGCGCCCGTCTTGGATTCTTTAACAACAGGTTGAATGTTGAGGGTAACTTCTACAACAACCTGGATGGGAAGCAGCTAACAAGTATTACCACACCTGAATTTACCGGATTTTCAGCTGTAATGGGCAACTGGCCTGCAGTTATCCGCAACAGGGGAGTAGAACTGATGCTGGATGGAACTATCATTAACACAGATACCTGGGGCGTAACTGCACGTTTCCATATCAGCAGGAATACCAACACGCTGGTCGCTTTTCCGGGACTGGAAAATTCTCCCTACAAGGATATGTATAAAATCGGGGCTTCTGTAACAGCAAGGGCATATTCTCACTATATAGGCATCAACCCTATGACAGGAGTACCTGAATTTGAAGATTACAATGGCGATGGTATCAGACAACAAGGAGGTGGCGGTGTTAATTATCCAGATACCAAAGTGGACGACCATTACAAAATTATTGACCTGAATCCTAAGTATTACGGAGGAATGGGCTTTAGGGTAGATTTTAAACGCGTATTGTCGCTGGATGCACAATTTAGCTACGAAAATTCACTGGTAGCAGACCAGCTGAGTGACATGGGTTATGGAACCAGAAGTAACCGGGTGTTGTACGATGAAATTGTAAACAGCCACTGGCAGCAGCCAGGAGATAAAGTGCTGTATCCTAAATACACCACCACGAACAGTAATAGCTTGTCAGGTTCTGATGGCTACTATGTGAAAGGATCTTATCTCAGCCTGGATAATCTGAGTCTGTCGTACCTGCTGCCGGCTGCATGGGTAAAGCGGGTAGGTATGAAGCAGGGAAGTGTATCCCTGAATTCTTCCAAGATTTTTAAACTCTCGCAATACAGGGTATCTGATGTTGAATTAGGTCTGACGCCGCAGATCAGAAGGATTGCCGCTAACCTGAGATTAAGTTTCTAA
- a CDS encoding FecR family protein, whose translation MVSSSNDPFFIAALISRSQQGLLTATEQEQLDEWIAASDENRQLWMELNDADVQQQQVRAMARFDEEAALARFLADKPTRSNIRRMIHHSWKWAAAVLLLVFGISTYFFLTHPGQNTRWFSQKSTQQDILPGKNGAILTLADGTQLVLDSLGEGRIATQNGTQVSLANNELKYDATSATDETAYNTVTTPNGRQYHVILPDGTEVWLNAGSSIQYPVAFKGRERRVKIKGEIYFEVASKSWQPFVVEADQLKLEVLGTSFNINSYDNENTVRTTLLTGAVKVTPLPGTMNAPKAQVLVPGQTGVLSKPDGAAGAALTITETPDASNIIAWKNGLFNFDGQDLYSVMRQLERWYNIDVQYIGKPENVIFKGKMHRNTNLSDVLKVLETMDVNFELKGNTLYVK comes from the coding sequence ATGGTGTCTTCTTCAAACGATCCTTTTTTCATTGCAGCATTGATTTCCCGCTCCCAACAGGGCCTGCTGACGGCCACGGAGCAGGAGCAGCTGGATGAATGGATCGCGGCCAGTGATGAAAACCGGCAGTTATGGATGGAATTGAACGATGCTGATGTACAACAGCAACAGGTACGGGCGATGGCGCGCTTTGATGAAGAGGCCGCCCTGGCGCGTTTTCTTGCTGATAAACCTACGCGGTCGAATATACGAAGGATGATACACCATAGCTGGAAATGGGCTGCAGCCGTGCTGCTGCTGGTGTTTGGCATCTCTACCTATTTCTTTCTGACTCATCCCGGACAAAATACCAGGTGGTTCAGCCAAAAATCGACCCAGCAGGATATCCTGCCAGGTAAAAATGGCGCTATCCTCACCCTGGCAGACGGTACGCAACTGGTGCTGGACAGTCTGGGTGAAGGCAGGATCGCCACCCAAAACGGTACGCAGGTTTCCCTGGCCAACAATGAACTGAAATACGATGCCACTTCTGCCACAGATGAAACGGCCTATAATACAGTAACCACTCCTAATGGCCGTCAGTACCATGTTATTCTTCCGGATGGAACGGAAGTCTGGCTGAATGCCGGTTCATCCATACAATATCCTGTCGCTTTCAAGGGACGGGAACGCAGGGTGAAAATTAAAGGAGAGATTTATTTTGAAGTAGCCAGTAAAAGCTGGCAACCCTTTGTAGTGGAAGCTGACCAGCTAAAACTCGAAGTACTGGGGACTTCATTTAATATCAACTCATATGATAACGAAAATACTGTCCGCACTACATTACTTACCGGCGCTGTAAAAGTAACGCCATTGCCCGGCACTATGAATGCCCCTAAGGCCCAGGTACTCGTGCCTGGTCAGACAGGGGTTTTGAGCAAACCGGATGGAGCCGCAGGAGCAGCACTCACTATAACGGAAACGCCTGATGCAAGTAATATTATAGCCTGGAAAAATGGCCTCTTTAATTTTGATGGTCAGGATTTATACAGTGTCATGCGCCAGCTGGAACGCTGGTACAATATCGATGTACAATATATTGGAAAACCAGAGAATGTAATCTTTAAAGGAAAAATGCACCGCAATACCAACTTGTCTGATGTGTTAAAAGTCCTGGAAACAATGGACGTTAATTTCGAATTGAAAGGGAATACTTTATATGTAAAATAG